In Epinephelus moara isolate mb chromosome 20, YSFRI_EMoa_1.0, whole genome shotgun sequence, the genomic stretch AAAGTGAATATATTTTGGCTGtgaataaaacaagacatttgaagatattgacatatttaatcattttctgacatttatacatcaaatgattaattgattcattTAGAAAATAATCCACATATTAATACATAATGAATTATTATTAGCAGCCCCTAAAACACTGAGCAAAGGAAAGAGTTCCATATGAGACCGCAGCGTGACGCTGTGAAAAAACGTTCAAATATATAAGCGGACGAGCTGATGAGTCGATCTGACCTGAAACTGGTGACATGCAGATTTAATTAAAGCGGATAAAATATTTGTCATTATACAACTATACACATTTACTTAAATACTAGTCACACATGCTTACTACAGAACGTTCAACAGCCCGACGTCTCGTCTGCAGGTAGCTTTCAGTTATTAGAGGATGTAAGACCAGTGGTGGAGTGTACTTTACTAGAGTTTTTTCAATTTaatgctactttttttttaaattaattttccaCAGCTGTAGTCACTTGTTTCTATATAGATTCAGTTTATAGAACATTATAGTTAAAGGTTTAGGGTTGTTTGCATTGTTGAAGATGAAACAGTGTGCAGAACTATGAAAATGAGCTCCACATTGACTGCAAAATCCTGGTCACACAGAATGCATCAGTAAtagaaatatattattatatgatAGTGAAACACTTACAGGGggcatttttctatttttttgcaaaaaaaaagtactttaatttgagtgacatttttattgcaggACTTTAAGTTGTAATGAAGTATTTTTAAAGTGCAGTACTGCGACTTTTACTGAAGGATCCGAGTACTTCGCTGACAAAGGAGAGAATCAAAGAAGCTGCAACCAGAGAACGTTTGATTCTTCATGTCACGACTTTCTGTTAGTGTTGTAGCATCGAATCAGCAGTCTGAGTTGGTGTCATGGTTTAAagtttattgattaatctgttgattattttcttgtttaattgattagttgttcggtctataaaatgtcagagcaTGAGCTCAAtgtgacgtcttcaaatgtcttgttttgttcgacaaaatgtccaaaacacaaagatgttcagttttctgacgtaaaagaaaaaacaaaaccagagaGTATTCAACTTCCAGagaacatttgacatttttatttaagagATGACGATTAATTGACTATCAAAATAGCTGCtggttaattttctgtcaatgtaCTGATTAATTAAaggattaattgattaatagaCTAATAATTTAAAGGTCTGATTGACTAAAGAGCTTCAGCTGAAACAGAGACTCTTCCTCCTCACTCCACTCACCAGTGTCGCTCTTCGTCTCTGGCTCGTCGCTGTTGGCTTTCATCGgctcgtcgtcgtcgtcgttcCTCTCCAGGTCGAtgttgtcctcctcctcctcatcctcgcTCCTGTTCCTCGGGGTCCAGGTCATCTTGTTCTCCTTCTTCAGCCTCCGGCGGGCGTTGGCGAACCAGGTGGACACCTGAGTCAGGGTCATCTTGGTGATGATGGCCAGCATGATCTTCTCCCCCTTGGTGGGGTACGGGTTCTTCCGGTGCTCATTGAGCCAGGCCTTCAGCGTGGCCGTGGCGTCTCGCGTGGCGTTCTTCCTGTACGAGGGGTCTCCGTACGGGTACGGCCCCAGGGGCCCAAACGGGTGGTAGTCTAAGGAGCCAGAGATCCCTGAGGACGGATCATAGCTGGGACTCTGAAACAGGAAGCCAAGAAATCATTAATCAGTGGAAACTATAAATGAGATGTTTGACCTCCCAGCTGagatcttcttcttctcttttctttttattttctctgcatgacttcacacacacacacacacacacacacacacacacacacacacacacacacacacactctgtctgtaGCTTTAACGTTTGTGAGATGAAGCTGTTTTCTTGGCAGCTCTCCTCTAACGAGCAGATTCTTAATCTAAATGAGACTAACacggttaaataaaggtttaattaaaacacacaaacagaatttAATTTGGACACAGAAGCTCTGTGCATGCAGAACCCTGCGGAACCAACCAGAACCATTCAGAACCAACCACGACCAACAAAAACCAACCGGACTGTCTGCACCACCGACAGTCCACCTACTTTGGATTATGTTATCACTATTATATttcttcttgtctttctttAAATCACACTTTaatctttcaaattaaagccacaacatctgcttttattttcacacacaaacagaatttAATTTACACGCAGCAGTGTTGTGCATTCATAACCAACAAAAACCACCCAGGCCATCTGCACCACAAACAGTCCACGTactttaaatctatttttttttctattactattattattattgttattatttttttctttcctttctttcaatcacattttaatctttcaaattaaagctgaaacatccatttttattttcacacacaaaaagaattACTATTGTTATCACTGGAGTGTTGATGGATTCAGCTGTTTTTGTTAATTCTTTAATAAAttgtaaataaagaaaaatgtattaaaatctCTCTAATACAAACATGGAAAAGGTGTGACTGAAGTTTCTgcaataaatgaaattaatttcAGGGAAGGATTTGTAAAATaataagcaacaaaaacaattaaaccAAAAAAATAGCAGAAAAGGGAACAGGTGCAGCTCCTGACTAAATGATTTTggggataaaaataataataatattactctgaaaagtgattttgtttttgtttatccGAACACAGCTCGCGGATTTTAGCGCGTTATCCTgcttttaatatattttcacCAACATTAAGAAACATGAAATTATAAACAGATTTGTGAAGGACAAGAACTGATGACTGATGTTTGCTGAGtgtggttaaaaataaaaacttttacaaacattcagctaaataaatgttaataagtaaataaatgttcCAGCCACACAGTTAATGGTTCATAATGACAAAATACATATACATTACTTTATCCATAACGCACAAATATTAAAGCTTCACTTTCAAACGCAGCTTCTTTAACACTTTCCTTTTACGCACTGAGCTCCGTGACGCACCACAAGCGACACTTTCACCAACTAAAACCCCAGAACCTGAACTCAACCCCAGCTGCACCTGCCGCTCCGCTGCGGATCGACACTCACCACAAACGAGCTGAGGGTGGCGGCGGCCCGGGGCTCCCCGCCGTACGGTAGGTGGGAGTTGAAGCCGGGAGAGGTCGCTGATCCCGAGTACGGAGCGAAGGCTGAGCCCGAAGAGGAGCGGCCGAGCTCCTCCGTCCTCGGTCCTAAGATGACCCCGGAGCTGAAGGACGGGCAGGAGTGCAGAGACAGGGACACGGACGGCTGGAAGAGGAAACCCTGAGGATAAGCCATGACGGCGCGCACGGAGCCGGACTATTACGCACGGGCGAACTCACATCGGAGAGCCACAGCGCGCGTTTCCCCGAGACGGCagagggaagaagaggaggagaagaagaagaggaagaagaagaaaaggagggaagaggaggttTAAAAACGGAGGAGCATCCAGGAGCATCGCAGGAGGTGCTGagttcagtttgtgtgtttctactgCAAGTTTTCCACTTCCGCTGCTGCTCGACTGAACACTGCTGAGACTGAGACcgactgagagagacagagagggagggaggagggaggaggaggagggaggaggggaggagagcgGCCGAGAGAGAGGTGATGCTGCGTTCCCCAAAACCCCCAAAATAATGGATCCACTGCTTCACactgtttccatccaaatttaGCTCCAATTTGAACAGAATCTGCAGAATAAAACTCGACCAAAGTCTGCTGTGTGAATATTagtattatatttatattgttttgcatgcatttttaaattctCCTTGCTATTTGGGGtaagtaggacctgataagtataaaaccctaaacactgtcaatgataataaagtcacaatgtcttcaaacgagtacttcctaacaGCGTCTTAGCTTTGCCTTATTTTGTCAGTATCTGGCTCTTTCATCagttgtttgtttcttgtgtttCCCCTGTGATTTTtccacacaaattatttttaaatttttttatttaacatatttaaccaggtaagtcccgTTGATATCAACAATCTCAtttacaagggagacctggccaagacagcagctcacagaaagttacagccaaacaacaacacaataaaaaacaaagatacaCAGTAGCCTGTCGAAGTATTAGCACACCTATGACACCGATGACAAGACCCAACCGACTTATTCATCCTTGTACTTATGAGCGCTTTAAAATCAGAGACCAGTTCATGTAGTTTCAGTTACTGTAGCTACAATCAGATCTCTGTTCAATCAAATTACAAATGTATGAAGGGAGTTTACCCAGtgtggctttataaatgaacaaataccacTGACTGAGCCTTTGAAAAGTCAATGAAGGCCGACCAGCCCTGGAATAAAGCGTACAGTATGCATTAAACATGTGGATGGAAACACATGTTTGGGCTGTGTGGTTTGGGCGAGCATCAGAATAACATCACTGAGTAATTTGTTTTATCATTAAAAGCAGCTATTGTGCCCTTATTTATGAGCGTTGTAACAGGATAGCACTAAAtttactttaaagggatagttcacattttttaagtggggtCATATGAGGCACgtatccatagacagtatattacatacagtagatgtaagTTGGAAcaccccagtttggagaagcaggcaggagtacagACACAGATACTCAGTGATGTACTGCTATAGacggggtcagcaacaaaacatattttagccacctaaaaaaatcaatatcagcttAAGTGAACACTAtaattagaatattttcaccactttaccttaatgtcagacagtgatttccaacggAAAATGAAGCCGTtacatcactctcttcaaagccagactccattgagaaaaacagtgatttagcattgctgaacacgggagctgctggtctcctGCTGCCTTGATCAATTGGTtaatttttgtcatttagtGACTTTAGTGTGTAAAGGGTTTGTTCAGATtctccaaagtcacacaataacataaactaACTAgttgatcgaggcagtggtagaccagcagctcctgtgttcagcaagctaaaatgactgtttttgtcaatggagtctggctttgaggagaacTGAAGTCGTTAACAGCTTCCCTAttggaacaggctgtctgacattaaggtaaaatactctcaatataacgtccacttagactgatactgatttattttaagtgggacttttttttaggtgtcaaatacattttgtccacagcagcacattgcatAGCTTCTGTGTcggactcctgcctgcttctccaaactggaggcatgccgactgacatctactgtatgtcatacactgactatagataaattcctcatacaaccccacttcaaaatatctgaactaaccctttaattACCCCAAATAACTTAGCAAACATGAGGCGTTTTTTCTAATCTCATTACAACACGTGACACAGATGATTATTGTATGAATTGTGATGAGATAATGAGTCcagagcgtgagatggatctaTTGTTCTGCACAGCTCTTCCATTTTATATATTGGAAATATAATTCGTAATATTTTTACTGACaatttatctgttttatttaagtCTCTTGACTGTTGTGGTGCTTGCTTTAATCGGGCGGAGTAGGTTGAAGATTGTcggttcaatccccggctcctccggtctgcatgttgaagcatctttgagcaagatactgaaccccaagttGCTCCCAGTGGccgttccattggtgtgtgtgtgttcataactgagtagcaggttgcaccttgtatggtagcctcggccaccagtgtgtgaatgtgactcgtgtCAGCTATAGAAGTGCAGGTGCATTTAATCTTTCATTTACtcttactgtatttatttttatgcaccaaaatACCATCTCTGGCTGACAATAACCCTGATTCTGATTCCAGTACTGGTAGTATAGACACTGTGTGGATGGATCCTGCAGTGTTCTGTAAGTGTATGAGCAGTTTAAAGTCCTGGAAGCAGCTCAGTaacattaaaatgtataaatgctCTCACACTGCATtctctttaataataataattctaataATGTAAAGATTATAGTGTCCAAACAGCCGGTGAGGTGTTGTCAGAGTAGCGTGGGCTcgaggtcagtgtgtgtttaagctCTGCTCTCAGCCGCAGTCTAATCTGATTTGTGCGTCCTATAATTAGCAGAGCAGAGTGTCTGAAGGAAGACTGAGGAGTGAAAGTAGCGTCAGTCTTCATCAGGTCTGTATTGTTGTAGTTATGATGCGGTCAGTGTGTCGTCTCCGCTCTGGATGGACGCAGGAGTTGGGAGGTGTTTgaggctctgctgctgcagagatcTACAGGTAAGAGCAGAGAGCAGCGTGCAGGTGGCAGGCCGAGCTGCCGTCAGGAGCTTCATTGATTAATTGCTGTTGATCCGAACTACTGAACTATCCAGCAGCTATTTAAGGtacagagctgtgtgtgtacagCTCCTCTcaattaatgtgtgtgtgtgtgtgtgtgtgtgtgtgtgtgtgtaaactacAGCTGCAGCTAACATTATTCTCTTTACTGATTTATCTGCTTGATTAATCGTTTATAGAGCGACATGATGTTATTGAGTTTTATCACTGCGGTTTTAGTCGTGCTTTTACTTTGTAGATACAGTTCCCACAACACTTTGAAgagtgtaaacaggaagtaaaataTCACAGTGAATTTAGTGATTAGCTGTGAGCTGCAACTTGAGCCAGTCTGTCCACATGTAGTCACAGTGTGCTGGATGATGTGTGAGCAGCTCCTGTCTGCAGAGTATCCGTAGACGTACAGAAAAACTATCACTGGATTGCTTTGATACTGAAGGACACCTAAAAACAAGGTGATTCTCAGGTTCTGcagcctttttattttaagatttcTAAGTGGATTTAAGGATGTTTATTCTCACAGATAATTATCCTCTGTGAGTGAAAGTCACAACGaatcagtggtggaatgtaactaagtacattcacTAAAGTACAAATCTGagttacttttactttacttgggTTAATTGTGAGTGTGATTTAttagctgagctggaaggcgaagctttcgatttactggtccatctacatcccaaccctcacctatggtcatcagctctgggtagtgactgaaagaatgtgTTCGctgatacaagcagccaaaatgagtttcctctgtgaggtggctgggctcaaccttagagataggatgaggagctcagacatctggagggagctcggagtagagccgctgctcctttgcgttgaaaggggtcagttgaggtggttcgggcatctgatcaggatcctcctgggcgcctcctgttagaggtgttctgggcacgtcccactattaggaggccccggggcagacccagaacatgctggaaggattgcatatctcatctggcctgggaacacctcggggtccacctggaggagctggaaagtgctgctggggagagggacgtctggggtgctttgcttggcctgctgcccccgtgacctggacccagataagcagttgaaaatggatggatagatttAGAATTTTCTGCAGAGtacttttatttcttaaatACATTTACCTGATTGTACTTACACACTTTTACTAAGCtaacattttcagtgcaggacttttacttaagtaaaggactTGAATACTTCCTTCATCACTGCGCTGAATGATTTCAACATGAGTTTCATTCAAGGAGGAAGAGTTTGGACCCAAACTGCAACAATTTGTCTTT encodes the following:
- the irx5b gene encoding iroquois-class homeodomain protein IRX-5b, translated to MAYPQGFLFQPSVSLSLHSCPSFSSGVILGPRTEELGRSSSGSAFAPYSGSATSPGFNSHLPYGGEPRAAATLSSFVSPSYDPSSGISGSLDYHPFGPLGPYPYGDPSYRKNATRDATATLKAWLNEHRKNPYPTKGEKIMLAIITKMTLTQVSTWFANARRRLKKENKMTWTPRNRSEDEEEEDNIDLERNDDDDEPMKANSDEPETKSDTASRLPASVGTSCVLVYREDSGSSSDTDRSFTDPDFKDSGDRRLPLIPRPTSTGAPPHNTPPGTVRASEPQRPSSPPSKEHVDSCNPIQGPNPAPKPKLWSLAEIATSSDKSKGCSDSSQSVGAPTHPTSTSRTPFSHSTALPRHLYYTSPFIPGYSSYGPLGPLHGGPASHLNGLQQTMLQRAEAIARDCKLRSQSQLDLHELKKGMTNV